The proteins below are encoded in one region of Pithys albifrons albifrons isolate INPA30051 chromosome 25, PitAlb_v1, whole genome shotgun sequence:
- the LOC139682711 gene encoding uncharacterized protein isoform X2 — MEFLQLHLCCAGRHSPQPIPAGQRLHIPGHPGCLHATGHPGLLPRYRRPPRCRVPRAASGAPAAPVVPITRCRLPPCHRRLPRYRLPLQSWPPSCCHDVLGTPGCLHGIACHCNTSQSYGSGDRGLFHGTGCSYSTGCFHGTGCSHGTGCSCSTDCSHGTGCSHSTATPATTTGLAASMAPAASSTGPAASMVSATPARLAAHSRLPARSGELRPSARMPRLLQGRSVARVLRRAPTICPLPATVTPRPLQPPAHSRPPAHSGELRPSARHATAAPRPRGCA, encoded by the exons atggaatttctCCAACTCCACCTTTGTTGTGCTGGGCGTCATTCCCCGCAGCCAATCCCGGCCGGGCAGCGCCTGCACATTCCCGGCCATCCCGGCTGCCTGCACGCTACGGGCCATCCCGGGCTGCTTCCGCGTTACCGGCGGCCGCCACGCTGCCGGGTACCCCGGGCTGCCTCCGGGGCGCCGGCTGCTCCCGTGGTGCCCATCACCCGGTGCCGGCTGCCTCCGTGTCACCGGCGGCTTCCACGGTACCGGCTACCCCTACAGTCCTGgcctcccagctgctgccacGATGTACTGGGTACGCCGGGCTGCCTCCATGGCATTGCCTGCCACTGCAATACCAGTCAGTCCTACGGTAGCGGGGACCGCGGCCTCTTCCATGGTACCGGCTGTTCCTACAGTACCGGCTGCTTCCATGGTACCGGCTGTTCCCACGGTACTGGCTGTTCCTGTAGTACCGACTGTTCCCACGGTACCGGCTGTTCCCACAGTACAGCCACACCAGCCACCACCACGGGACTGGCTGCTTCCATGGCACCGGCTGCTTCTTCCACAGGACCAGCTGCCTCCATGGTATCAGCCACCCCAGCACG GCTAGCGGCACATTCCCGGCTGCCAGCGCGCTCCGGAGAGCTCCGTCCATCTGCCCGCATGCCACGGCTGCTCCAAGGCCGCTCGGTTGCCCGAGTGCTCCGGAGAGCTCCGACCATCTGCCCGCTGCCGGCCACTGTCACGCCGCGGCCGCTCCAGCCGCCCGCGCATTCCCGGCCGCCCGCGCACTCCGGAGAGCTCCGGCCATCTGCCCGGCATGCCACGGCCGCTCCAAGACCGCGTGGTTGTGCCTGA
- the LOC139682711 gene encoding uncharacterized protein isoform X3, translated as MEFLQLHLCCAGRHSPQPIPAGQRLHIPGHPGCLHATGHPGLLPRYRRPPRCRVPRAASGAPAAPVVPITRCRLPPCHRRLPRYRLPLQSWPPSCCHDVLGTPGCLHGIACHCNTSQSYGSGDRGLFHGTGCSYSTGCFHGTGCSHGPAASMVSATPARLAAHSRLPARSGELRPSARMPRLLQGRSVARVLRRAPTICPLPATVTPRPLQPPAHSRPPAHSGELRPSARHATAAPRPRGCA; from the exons atggaatttctCCAACTCCACCTTTGTTGTGCTGGGCGTCATTCCCCGCAGCCAATCCCGGCCGGGCAGCGCCTGCACATTCCCGGCCATCCCGGCTGCCTGCACGCTACGGGCCATCCCGGGCTGCTTCCGCGTTACCGGCGGCCGCCACGCTGCCGGGTACCCCGGGCTGCCTCCGGGGCGCCGGCTGCTCCCGTGGTGCCCATCACCCGGTGCCGGCTGCCTCCGTGTCACCGGCGGCTTCCACGGTACCGGCTACCCCTACAGTCCTGgcctcccagctgctgccacGATGTACTGGGTACGCCGGGCTGCCTCCATGGCATTGCCTGCCACTGCAATACCAGTCAGTCCTACGGTAGCGGGGACCGCGGCCTCTTCCATGGTACCGGCTGTTCCTACAGTACCGGCTGCTTCCATGGTACCGGCTGTTCCCACG GACCAGCTGCCTCCATGGTATCAGCCACCCCAGCACG GCTAGCGGCACATTCCCGGCTGCCAGCGCGCTCCGGAGAGCTCCGTCCATCTGCCCGCATGCCACGGCTGCTCCAAGGCCGCTCGGTTGCCCGAGTGCTCCGGAGAGCTCCGACCATCTGCCCGCTGCCGGCCACTGTCACGCCGCGGCCGCTCCAGCCGCCCGCGCATTCCCGGCCGCCCGCGCACTCCGGAGAGCTCCGGCCATCTGCCCGGCATGCCACGGCCGCTCCAAGACCGCGTGGTTGTGCCTGA
- the LOC139682711 gene encoding uncharacterized protein isoform X1: MEFLQLHLCCAGRHSPQPIPAGQRLHIPGHPGCLHATGHPGLLPRYRRPPRCRVPRAASGAPAAPVVPITRCRLPPCHRRLPRYRLPLQSWPPSCCHDVLGTPGCLHGIACHCNTSQSYGSGDRGLFHGTGCSYSTGCFHGTGCSHGTGCSCSTDCSHGTGCSHSTATPATTTGLAASMAPAASSTGPAASMASGTFPAASALRRAPSICPHATAAPRPLGCPSAPESSDHLPAAGHCHAAAAPAARAFPAARALRRAPAICPACHGRSKTAWLCLSPPESSGHFPALGQAGTGSSSRHLPGGSKSWWGPPTQG, translated from the exons atggaatttctCCAACTCCACCTTTGTTGTGCTGGGCGTCATTCCCCGCAGCCAATCCCGGCCGGGCAGCGCCTGCACATTCCCGGCCATCCCGGCTGCCTGCACGCTACGGGCCATCCCGGGCTGCTTCCGCGTTACCGGCGGCCGCCACGCTGCCGGGTACCCCGGGCTGCCTCCGGGGCGCCGGCTGCTCCCGTGGTGCCCATCACCCGGTGCCGGCTGCCTCCGTGTCACCGGCGGCTTCCACGGTACCGGCTACCCCTACAGTCCTGgcctcccagctgctgccacGATGTACTGGGTACGCCGGGCTGCCTCCATGGCATTGCCTGCCACTGCAATACCAGTCAGTCCTACGGTAGCGGGGACCGCGGCCTCTTCCATGGTACCGGCTGTTCCTACAGTACCGGCTGCTTCCATGGTACCGGCTGTTCCCACGGTACTGGCTGTTCCTGTAGTACCGACTGTTCCCACGGTACCGGCTGTTCCCACAGTACAGCCACACCAGCCACCACCACGGGACTGGCTGCTTCCATGGCACCGGCTGCTTCTTCCACAGGACCAGCTGCCTCCATG GCTAGCGGCACATTCCCGGCTGCCAGCGCGCTCCGGAGAGCTCCGTCCATCTGCCCGCATGCCACGGCTGCTCCAAGGCCGCTCGGTTGCCCGAGTGCTCCGGAGAGCTCCGACCATCTGCCCGCTGCCGGCCACTGTCACGCCGCGGCCGCTCCAGCCGCCCGCGCATTCCCGGCCGCCCGCGCACTCCGGAGAGCTCCGGCCATCTGCCCGGCATGCCACGGCCGCTCCAAGACCGCGTGGTTGTGCCTGAGTCCTCCTGAGAGCTCCGGCCATTTCCCTGCTCTcggccaggctggcacaggcagctccagcaggcACTTGCCAGGAGGCAGCAAGAGCTGGTGGGGACCCCCCACCCAGGGATGA